The sequence GTGGCACCGTATTTTTAGATGAAATTTCAAACCTTAAAATCGAATTGCAGGCCAAGCTTTTACGTTTCCTTCAGGAGCATGAGTTCACCCGCGTGGGCAGTCACCGTATCATCAAAGTGGATGTACGCATGATAGCAGCCACAAACATCCGACTAAAAAAAATGGTGCGACAAAATCGCTTTCGAGAGGATCTTTTTTATCGGCTCAACGTCATACCCATTCAGCTCCCCCCCCTTCGCTCTCGAAAGGGGGATATTCCTTTGCTGACGAGCTATTTTATTGAAAAATTTAATCAGCGCTTAAAAGAAAAGGTTTCAGGAATCACTCCGGCTGCCATGATCGTTCTGCAGGATTATCACTGGCCGGGGAATATACGTGAATTGGAAAACCTCATTGAAAGGATGGTTGTATTAAAATCAAGCGGCCAATTTATTGATGAAAAGGATCTGCCATTCGATCTCTTGTTTGGTGATGATTTTTTGAAAGATAAACGGAATCTCGATAAAGGCTTAATACAGGCACGACAGACATTTGAACGCCAATACATATTGCGTACTTTGCGAAGATTAAGTTGGAATCAAACAAAAACCGCTCGAAGACTTAAAATCCATCGAAACACCCTGACACAGAAAATCAAAGCTCTGAATATTAAAATCGAGACGGATAAATCATAAAATCACCGCTTTTTCCCCGTTATCTAGTCATTTTCAGATCATCTCCGATTTATACCGCTTGCCATAAATATGTTCCGAAATATGGAATTGCGGTATAAGTGGTTGTAGAAAAAAACGTTTCGATAACGGAACGCTTTTTTGACAACCACTATATTTGTCAGGCAGATGCCATATCTTTTTTCCCGCAAGCTGCTCTAAATATAGGGATCCAAGGGGTCGAGGGGGCCAGGGGTCAAGTAAAATATTATAAAACTGCACACAAATATGTGCAGTTATCCCACAGTTCTTTCTCGCCGGAAATCCTAACCTATTAATAAATAATATGAAATCAACATATTTGCCGATGGCACAACTATTGCTATCTTATTAACTGTACTGTTTAAAAATCCATAAATTTTGATGTGATTTGTTTTTCCAGTAACAGTTCAGCCATTAATAACGGTTTCAGAGGAAATAGTAAATCAACATGCCGGAAAATAAAGAGTTACAGGAAAAAATCAAACAGCTGGAGGAAGAGATCAGAATCCTCAAATTAAAATCAATCGAGCGCCGCCAGTTGGAAGAGCAGCTCTACCAGGTACAAAAAATGGAGGCACTTGCCAGCCTTTCCGGCGGCCTGGCCCATGATTTTAATAATATTTTACACTGCATACTGGGCTATACTGAAATGGCCATGATGGGGAAACCGAAAGACGATCCTGACTATGAGACTTTTCGCCAAATTGAAATGATGATTGATAAAGGAAGTGAATTGGCCCGGCAATTCCTGGCTTTTGGTCGTAAGATTCCACTAAATTTCAAACCGATCGATCTCAATTTGGTCATACCGGAGCTGATGAATCTTTTACGCAGAACCATTCCCAAAATGATAGCTATTGAACTAAAGCTGGGTGAAAATCTAAAAATGATCAATGCGGACGCTGGCCAGTGTGAACAGATTTTGATGAATTTGAGCATAAACGCGGTAAATGCCATGGGAAAAAACGGAAAACTGACCTTTTTGACCGAACATGTTGTATTGGACCCTGACCACCCGCAAACCCTTTTAAATCCATCAACCCCGGAATATTTTTGCTTAACCATATCTGATACGGGACATGGAATGTCCCCCCAAATATTAAATCGTATGTATGAACCGTTTTTTACCACCAAAGATAAAGGCAACGGGCTTGGTTTATCCATCGTCTATTCAATCGTAAAGGATCACGGAGGATTTATTGAATGTAACAGCAATGTGGGCAGGGGAACCACTTTTAAAATATACTTTCCGGTTATCAATGGTGATGCAAAACTTGAGAAAAAATTAGTACCAAAGAAAACCGATAAAGCTCTTTGCGGAAATGAACGTATTTTAATCGTTGATGATGAAGAAGATGTTTTGAAGATCAGCAAGGAAATACTTGTAAGAAATGGCTACACAGTAATCACTGCGAAAAGCGGAGAAGAGGGTATTATAAAGTATTCGGAAAACTTTGCCGATTTGGTGCTTCTTGATATTGGCATGCCGGGCATGGGTGGCATTAACTGTTTGCAAAAGCTGATGAGCGTCGATTCAAAAGTGAAAGTGGTTATTATGAGCGGATATTCCGGAGATAAAAATATTGAAGAGGCCAGAAAACTGGGAGCTAAAGCCTTTCTACAAAAACCATACCATATTGCAGGGTTGCTTAATACCATAAGAAGTGTATTAGACAACTATTCCTGTTATGGGTGGAGCGCATGGCCATCCCTTGAACCCAATTAGGTTTTGCCCTAAAGCCTGGACGCCGAAAATAGCTTCACAGTTTATTGAGCCGATCCATCCCGCATGACGGCGTTCTCCTCCTTTCGTCAGGTCATGCGGGCGCCATGGCATCCCAAAAACGGGAGGCGCAGTAAAAAAGTCCCTGCTTGTTAGTGGGGACTTTTTTATATTTCCCTAAACCCCCAGTATGGATATTCCAGACTGTATTCGGCAACCTTTCCCGGGCTGTTTTCCCTGCTTGCCGCCAGCCAGAGCGTACTTTTTCGCTCAACCGTGGAAATGGGATCCAGCAGGTCCCAATCCGGCATAAGAATCATCGCGTTATCCGCACTGTATTCAATATCGCCTGATTCCTTAAATGAGCCCAGATCCGGCTTTTCACTGTAGCTTCCACCTTCACTCCTGGACAATTCAGAAATAACAAAAAAAGAAACATTCTGTTCATCACGGATCGATTCCATATGCCTGAGCCAGGAATCAATACCGGTTCTTCTGTCCGAAAGGTCCTGAAAAGGAAGTTTGTGAAGACTGTCCACCACAACAACGGCATAATCACTGTGGGTTTCATGCTGGATAAAATCGATTTGACGACGCATGATATCCGGATTCAGCTTTCTGTCTGTCACCACGCGAAAATAGCGAAGCATCTCTTGGAAGATTTTCCTGGAGACCATCAGTTTATTTTTTGTATTTTCATCCGGATTTTCCCTCCTGATTTCTTTTCCGGAAAGCCTGCTCAGGCGACACAGAGTTCTGGTGTATATGGTCTGGCGACCGTTTTCAAAATCATAATAAATGACCGGATTTTTTCTTCTGGCCATCTCTGTGGAAACCTGCATGAAAAAACACGATTTTCCCGCTTTAGGGGGACCTCCCATTATATTAATCCCTCGAATACCGCTAAGGGATCTGTCCATCTTTTTAAAACCACAGCTCAATCCGAGCAGTTTTTTGCCCTTCTCTCTTTCCATCGCCTCGATAAAATTCCGATGCTCTTTTTCAGGTGAAGAAAAAGGGGAAAATGCTTTCGATTTTTTAATCATAAGGGAAACCGCTGTTCTGAAATCTTCACCCTTGTCTCTTGACAGTTGAACCAGATTATAATCCCGCT comes from Thermodesulfobacteriota bacterium and encodes:
- a CDS encoding response regulator; the protein is MPENKELQEKIKQLEEEIRILKLKSIERRQLEEQLYQVQKMEALASLSGGLAHDFNNILHCILGYTEMAMMGKPKDDPDYETFRQIEMMIDKGSELARQFLAFGRKIPLNFKPIDLNLVIPELMNLLRRTIPKMIAIELKLGENLKMINADAGQCEQILMNLSINAVNAMGKNGKLTFLTEHVVLDPDHPQTLLNPSTPEYFCLTISDTGHGMSPQILNRMYEPFFTTKDKGNGLGLSIVYSIVKDHGGFIECNSNVGRGTTFKIYFPVINGDAKLEKKLVPKKTDKALCGNERILIVDDEEDVLKISKEILVRNGYTVITAKSGEEGIIKYSENFADLVLLDIGMPGMGGINCLQKLMSVDSKVKVVIMSGYSGDKNIEEARKLGAKAFLQKPYHIAGLLNTIRSVLDNYSCYGWSAWPSLEPN
- a CDS encoding DnaB-like helicase C-terminal domain-containing protein, giving the protein MDYTEQVKQFYLKYIPGAKLKGNHIQAACPFCKPKEDEKPGVIAVYVNPDSFFAGYFRCSNRCTPGGFPLYFGRIMGIEAEKVPGYDPDREPYVRDIIFPTRNLNTELLQFISLMDEDKYEHFADFGVSRAVVDEMKIGYNGRYLVYPYFMENGNCYAARCILPARELDSFWHGDKKFFAEEFRIFNVQEIDRCEGGAMFITDSENSLLTIKELGYPSIAVPSIADLDILTQERLAHINHIFIVTNNSPEAQLTTRSLATRIGFKARILKWPTHLKRDYNLVQLSRDKGEDFRTAVSLMIKKSKAFSPFSSPEKEHRNFIEAMEREKGKKLLGLSCGFKKMDRSLSGIRGINIMGGPPKAGKSCFFMQVSTEMARRKNPVIYYDFENGRQTIYTRTLCRLSRLSGKEIRRENPDENTKNKLMVSRKIFQEMLRYFRVVTDRKLNPDIMRRQIDFIQHETHSDYAVVVVDSLHKLPFQDLSDRRTGIDSWLRHMESIRDEQNVSFFVISELSRSEGGSYSEKPDLGSFKESGDIEYSADNAMILMPDWDLLDPISTVERKSTLWLAASRENSPGKVAEYSLEYPYWGFREI